From the genome of Schaalia odontolytica:
GGCTGCCCGGCACGGCTCGGCTGGAATCTCGTTGGAGTAGCTATGGAGCAGGCCGCGCCGCGCGCAGGCTTGTTGCGCGGCAGCATTGCACTACTTAGCGCAGCATTGCACTGGATAGTAAGCAGTGCATTGCTGCCGCACCTAGTGGATCGCTCCATGCGCAGGGCTGCCGCACGTCACCGAGGCACCACGACCGCGCCACACTCACAGACGAACACCCCAGCAAGCCCGCGGCCCCAAGCCACGACCACCCCAAGCCACAACCGCAGCCCTCACGCAGGCACACACCGCCCCCGCGGCCATAACCCCCAACAACACCCCGCATACATGCGGGCGCGCGCCCGGCCAATCAGCCGGGCGCGCGCCCTTCCCACCAACCGCCACGAGGGCGGTCGCCTCACTTGATGAAGCCGAGCGCCTTGACGGCGTCGTACTCTTCCTGGAGGGCCTTGATGTTGTGGTCGATTCCGGCGCGGGTCGCGTCGGAGATCTCGAGGCCGTCGACGACCTGCCACTCGCCACCATCGGAGGTGACGGGGAAGCCGAAGTTCAGGCCGGCGGGGACGCCGTAGTGCGTGCCGTCGGACATGACACCGGCGGTGACCCACTCGCCCTCGGGGGTGCCGTGGATCCACGAGTACATGTGGTCGATCGCGGCGTTCGCGGCGGAGGCGGCCGAGGAGGCGCCACGCGCCTCGATGATGGCGGCGCCACGCTTGGCGACGGTGGGACGGTAGTAGCTGGACAGCCACTCTTCGTCCACGAGCTCGGTCGCGGGCTTGCCGGCAACCTTCGCGAAGGAGACGTCCGGGTACTGGTCGGCCGAGTGGTTACCCCACACGACGACGTCCTTGATGTCGGCGTTCGCGGCACCGGTCTTGTGGGCGAGCTGCGCAATCGCGCGGTTGTGGTCGAGGCGCATCATCGCGGTGAAGCGCGACGCGGGGACGTCCGGCGCGGCGTTCTGGGCGATGGTGGCGTTGGTGTTCGCGGGGTTGCCCACGACGAGGACGCGCACGTCGTCGGCGGCGCCGTCGTTGATGGCCTTGCCCTGGGGGCCGAAGATGCCCGCGTTGGCCTCGAGCAGGTCGGCGCGCTCCATACCGGCGCGGCGCGGCATGGCGCCCACCAGGTAAGCGACGTTGGTGCCCTGGAACGCACGGTTCACGTCGTCGAAGATCTCAACGCCGGCCAGGGTCGGGAACGCACAGTCGTCGAGCTCCATCGCGGTGCCCTCGGCAGCCTTCACGGCCTGCGGGATCTCCAGCAGGTGCAGCTTGACGGGCACGTCCGGGCCGAACAGCTGGCCGGAAGCAATGCGGAACAGGAGGGCGTAGCCGATGTTGCCGGCTGCGCCAGTGACGGTGACGATACGAGGTTCTGCCATGATGTGGCGCTCCTTTACAGTTCCTGTGGGCGTGTGCCCTTCAGTCGCGGTGTTCCCCGCGCTCTGTCTTCTAGG
Proteins encoded in this window:
- a CDS encoding malate dehydrogenase, which produces MAEPRIVTVTGAAGNIGYALLFRIASGQLFGPDVPVKLHLLEIPQAVKAAEGTAMELDDCAFPTLAGVEIFDDVNRAFQGTNVAYLVGAMPRRAGMERADLLEANAGIFGPQGKAINDGAADDVRVLVVGNPANTNATIAQNAAPDVPASRFTAMMRLDHNRAIAQLAHKTGAANADIKDVVVWGNHSADQYPDVSFAKVAGKPATELVDEEWLSSYYRPTVAKRGAAIIEARGASSAASAANAAIDHMYSWIHGTPEGEWVTAGVMSDGTHYGVPAGLNFGFPVTSDGGEWQVVDGLEISDATRAGIDHNIKALQEEYDAVKALGFIK